From Molothrus aeneus isolate 106 chromosome 18, BPBGC_Maene_1.0, whole genome shotgun sequence, a single genomic window includes:
- the UNC119B gene encoding protein unc-119 homolog B, translated as MSGSRARAAAAAPGPDKKLPPGSAGPLSRLRGRRGSADAPPRQPWTESELLALETVRPEHVLGLCRVTENYLCKPEDNIYNIDFTRFKIRDLETGTVLFEIAKPSASEHAEEDEDDSTELDASAGRFVRYQFTPAFLRLRTVGATVEFTVGEKPVSNFRMIERHYFRDRLLKNFDFDFGFCIPSSRNTCEHIYEFPQLSEDLIRLMVENPYETRSDSFYFVDNKLIMHNKADYAYNGGQ; from the exons ATGAGCGGCTCCagggcgcgggcggcggcggcggcgccggggccgGACAAGAAGCTGCCGCCGGGGTCCGCGGGGCCGCTCAGCCGCCTGCGGGGCCGACGCGGATCGGCGGATGCGCCGCCGCGGCAGCCCTGGACCGAGTCCGAGTTGCTGGCGCTGGAGACCGTCCGGCCCGAGCACGTCCTGGGGCTTTGCCGGGTGACGGAGA ATTATTTATGCAAACCTGAGGACAACATTTACAACATTGACTTCACCAGGTTTAAGATCCGGGACCTTGAAACTGGAACAGTACTTTTTGAAATTGCCAAGCCGTCTGCTTCAG AGCACgctgaggaggatgaggatgacaGCACTGAGCTGGACGCAAGTGCAGGGCGCTTTGTTCGGTACCAGTTCACCCCAGCGTTTCTCCGTCTGCGGACTGTTGGTGCAAC AGTGGAATTCACAGTGGGAGAAAAGCCAGTGTCAAACTTCCGAATGATTGAGAGGCATTACTTCCGAGATCGCTTGCTGAAGAactttgattttgattttggcTTCTGCATCCCCAGTAGCAGGAACACATGTGAACACATTTATGAATTCCCTCAGCTCTCAGAAGACCTTA TCCGTCTGATGGTGGAGAACCCGTACGAGACGCGCTCAGACAGCTTTTACTTTGTGGACAACAAGTTGATTATGCACAACAAGGCCGACTATGCTTACAATGGAGGACAATAA
- the MLEC gene encoding malectin, which yields MVGARTRGAPLLPPVLLLPLLLRGAAGGIADSVVWAVNAGGDAHVDVNGIHFRKDPLEGRVGRASDYGMKLPILRSNAEDQILYQTERYNEETFGYEVPIKEEGDYVLVLKFAEVYFAQSQQKVFDVRLNGHVVVKDLDIFDRVGHSTAHDEIIPMSIKKGKLSVQGEVSTFTGKLHIEFVKGYYDNPKICALYILQGTVEDVPKLQPHPGLEKKEEDDDEDDYDDGSSVKKQANKNRVQSGPRTPNPYASDNSSLMFPILVAFGVFIPTLFCLCRL from the exons ATGGTGGGCGCTCGTACGCGCGGggcgccgctgctgccgcccgtgctgctgctgccgctgctgttgcggggcgcggcgggcggcATCGCCGATAGCGTCGTCTGGGCCGTCAACGCGGGCGGCGATGCCCATGTGGACGTGAACGGCATCCACTTCCGCAAGGACCCGCTCGAGGGCCGCGTGGGCCGAG CCTCTGACTATGGTATGAAGCTGCCAATCCTGAGGTCCAACGCAGAGGACCAGATTCTGTACCAGACCGAGCGCTACAATGAGGAAACCTTTGGCTACGAAGTTCCCATCAAAGAGGAGGGTGACTATGTGCTGGTGTTGAAGTTTGCAGAGGTCTATTTTGCACAGTCTCAACAGAAG GTATTTGATGTTCGCTTGAATGGCCACGTGGTGGTGAAAGACTTGGACATTTTTGACAGAGTtggacacagcacagctcacGATGAGATCATTCCCATGAGTatcaaaaagggaaaactgagTGTCCAGGGAGAGGTTTCAACATTCACAGGAAAGCTCCACATTGAGTTTGTAAAG gGCTACTATGACAATCCGAAAATCTGTGCCCTATACATCCTGCAAGGAACAGTGGAAG ATGTTCCAAAGCTGCAGCCACACCCAGGCCtggagaaaaaagaggaagatgatgatgaagatgacTACGATGATGGTTCCAGTGTCAAAAAACAGGCAAATAAGAACCGGGTTCAGTCAGGCCCACGCACACCAAACCCCTATGCCTCGGACAACAGCAGCCTCATGTTTCCTATACTGGTGGCCTTCGGTGTCTTCATTCCTACCCTCTTCTGCCTCTGCCGATTGTGA
- the CABP1 gene encoding calcium-binding protein 1 isoform X3, with the protein MGNCVKSPLRNLSKKIRHDEKTSYKAVQTSEEGSSAGEYQGPLMVLAQNCAVMHNLLGPACIFLRKGFAENRQPDRELRPEEIEELREAFKEFDKDKDGFINCRDLGNCMRTMGYMPTEMELIELSQQINMNLGGHVDFEDFVELMGPKLLAETADMIGVKELRDAFREFDTNGDGEISTSELREAMKKLLGQQVGHRDIEEIIRDVDLNGDGRVDFEEFVRMMSR; encoded by the exons ATGGGCAACTGTGTGAAGTCTCCTCTGAGAAACCTCTCTAAAAAG ATCCGCCATGACGAGAAGACGAGCTATAAAGCTGTCCAGACGAGCGAAGAGGGGTCGTCGGCTGGCGAGTACCAGGGTCCGCTCATGGTGCTGGCCCAGAACTGCGCCGTCATGCACAACCTGCTGGGGCCAGCATGCATCTTCCTGAGGAAGGGCTTCGCAGAAAACAGGCAGCCT GATAGAGAACTGCGTCCAGAAGAAATTGAAG AATTAAGAGAAGCCTTTAAGGAGTTTGATAAAGACAAGGATGGGTTTATTAACTGCAGGGACCTGGGGAACTGCATGCGGACCATGGGCTACATGCCCACTGAGATGGAGCTAATAGAGCTATCCCAGCAGATCAACATGAACT TGGGTGGCCATGTGGATTTTGAAGATTTTGTTGAGCTGATGGGACCAAAACTTCTAGCAGAGACTGCAGACATGATTGGTGTAAAAGAACTCCGTGATGCCTTCAGAGAG TTTGACACCAATGGAGATGGGGAGATCAGCACCAGTGAGCTGCGAGAAGCCATGAAGAAACTGCTAGGGCAGCAGGTGGGTCACCGGGATATCGAAGAGATCATCCGGGACGTGGATCTGAACGGAGATGGGCGTGTTGATTTTGAAG AGTTTGTTCGCATGATGTCCCGTTGA